TCCTTCTCCATCACCAGGGCTACTGCCACTGTCTGGCTTGTAGGTGAAGATAATGGTAGGCTTCTGGTTGGGATCCTCTGGCTTGGCCTCGGTGAACCAGTGTTGATGCTGGGCTGGCGGTGGTGGAAGCATGTGAATGACCGTCCCATCAAGCCCAACCAACTTgcctttctccttctctctttccgtcttctctctctgctcatCCTCATCTCTCCGCCGTCGAAAAAAGCTCTTAAAAGAGATCCAGCGTTTAGGTTTGGAGCTTTCTGCTGAAATACGCCTCCCTTCTCCACCAGGACTTGCTTCACCTTCGCTAGGTCGTACAGGAGAACTTGAGGCAGAGCTCTTGGTCCAATTGCCAAAATGCCTCTGAAGTATGTTAGTTGCATGGTAGGGGGAAGATGTAGACCTTGGAGGGGGGAACGGAGCATTGGGCTCTGACCGGGGGCTAGAGAGTGGGACAGCAGCAGAGGCACTCTGGGATTTAGACAAAACTTTTGTGGGTGTCTCCTTCTTTGGCTTGGAAAGACAGCCATCAGTTGCAGAAAAAAGAGGTTTAGGCCGAGTGAGGGTCTCCTTCATGGCATCAGGTGGGAGGGCATACAGTTCCTCAGAACTGAAAGTTTTGGTTTGTACTGTGGGAGACTCTGGAGGAGACTGAGGAGGATGAATGGAGGCCACAATCTGTGAAAGCACAGCACTTGCTTCTTCCCTATGGCTTACCACTGCCCCAGAAGACAAAGCTAAGTCTGTATCATCATCTTTGCTGCAAATAGCATCTCCACCTGTCTTGTAAGGGGGTGTAACAGCATTGGCAGTAGGGCTGGCTTTAGGCAGGTTTGCAGTAATGGCAAGATTAGCAGGGGAATTTGTTGACTTAGTGGGAGAGAGAGCCCCAACTGAGGGACTGATCACAGTGCTTGTAACAGTGCTAGAGTCTGTAGTGGTTCTGGGTTGTGTATTTGGTGCTTTTGACACTGCGTCAAGTGGAAGTTTTGCCTCTTCAAAGGAAGTTCGTTCTGATGTGCCTCTACCAGAAAGAGTTTTTTCTGTTGAGGAGGACTGGACACTCTCAGAAGATCCAATCTCTTCATAAGTATGGCTGGCTACCCTATTCCCTACCCCCTTTGTTTGTGGTAGTTCCCCACTGAGTCCCAAGAAGCTCTTGTATACAGCTAAGTTGTCATATGCACTTGGGTTGATAACAATAGGTACCTTGACAGCATTCTTGGAACTGCGGGCGTAGGCTGGCTCATCTCGAATAATAATGGGAAAAGGAGGCATGCCTGCATTATTAAAACTATTGAACTTGATCTCTGACAAATTGGGGGATTTCACAGGTACAGTTCGGGAGGAAGACAACCCAGCAATGGGAGATGTGGGAGCTGACTTGTGACTGCACTGCTGAGAAGTGATGGAGGAGCCTGGATTGCTCCCACTCCCTAGATCCACCTTAGGTATCTTTTGGCGAGGACTGGTGCTTGATGTCCACACTTCTTGGTATCGTATGCTGCCACATTTCTTTCGGGAACTACCTGACAAAGCAGCAGATGTGGGCGATATTGGTATCACAAGAGAGGATGGGGAAATAGGGGACTTCGGAGACAGAGGCTGGACTAAAGGAGTGCTACAGAACGATGTAGGGCTGGAAGGCATCGACAAGTTCCTGGGTTTTGGAGAAGAGTCTGGAATCTGTTCGTCTTTATTGGCCATGGAAGCTGACACATCCACCACAGTGTAAGGCTTACAGATCATTGATTTTTCCAAATTTACTACACGGTATGGTTTGGCTTGCTCCTCTGTGGGACTAAAACTTATAGTGACTGGTTGACCAGGAAGGGCTTGAGGCATGGGCATACCTTCTCGGCCATCCTGATCTTCCAATCTAATAGCCAGAACAGCCTTGTGTGTTTCAGCAACCTTAAGTGGACTTAGTGCTCTGTTGACAGGGTCTTTTGTGCAGGGAGGAGGTGGCTTACAAGATGTAGGAGAATGCAAACCATTTCGATGGGCATAGTGGGCACTACTCCCACTGCTAGAAGTTGTTCGAGAATCTTCTGGTAGTGACGACGATGATTCTGGAGAAGTGGTCGACTCTGAATTTGACAGGAAACCACTACCTTGCACATCACGAGGCCCATAGGAAAGAGGAGCTCCATTGGAATCCACTGAAGGATATCCATTCAAGATCTCATCATAGCTGTCATCATAGTCCACTGCACAAATCCGCTGCAGTGAACGGTTGCGAAGTGGCACGGTATTCCACTTTTTCCCCGCAGCAAAGGGCACCGGAGACAACGTTGCAGCACGGAAATTTGCAAATCGTGGTTGGCCTCGCATACGGATTTCCATTGCTAGCAACTCTTCGTCACTTTCATCCCAGCTCTCATGTTCGTCATCATCCCTTTCAGTGTCTTCTTCCTCatcatcctcttcatcatcatcttcacctTCACTGGAAAATTCTGGGTAGCAAAAGCGACCACCCTCTGTGCTTATGATCTTGGTGCTATCACTAAGAGATACTCGTTTTTGAGCAATACtgccaccacctccaccaccactactgctgctgcttcccaTGGCCAGGCAGCTTGAGGGTGGTAAGCCTCTTTCTAAGGACCGTCGGTATGAACTACTGATTCGTCCCCAAAACAAGTCCTTTGAGCCAGAAAGGGGTGTGGGGCTAGAGCCAGGGCCCAAACCAGCAATTTCCTTGAGGACATCTGTCAGtccactgttgttgttgtttccactAGGTGTCCTTGGGCTAAGTTGTCCATAACCCTCAATCTCCTCACTGCCACCCTCTCCTTCGTTGTTGTTGCTGGGCCCTCCAGGCCTCTTACAATTTAGTCCATTGCGATTCCAGACTGTGAAGGCAGATGTTTTGCCCTGTTCTATTACATTTGGTGGTTGCTGCAAGTTGCCATCTGAATCCAGTCCTACAGAAGAGCAAGGCAGCATCATAGTGGGCTTAACAGCAATGGTTGGCTTCTTTGCCACTGGTGGACGGAAGTGTCCTGAGCGAGCAGACCCACTGCCAGCCCTCTGAGAGTTGGTAGGAAGATTAGGGTTTCCTTTGGCTCCAGCAGCGGATGAATTCTGCTGCTGAGTTGTGGGAGGCCTCTGCTCAGAGGGGGGCTTCTGAGACAGACAGTGCAGACTTTTAGG
This window of the Acanthochromis polyacanthus isolate Apoly-LR-REF ecotype Palm Island chromosome 8, KAUST_Apoly_ChrSc, whole genome shotgun sequence genome carries:
- the peak1 gene encoding inactive tyrosine-protein kinase PEAK1 isoform X1, which translates into the protein MSACSTFTEHVWKPGECKNCFKPKSLHCLSQKPPSEQRPPTTQQQNSSAAGAKGNPNLPTNSQRAGSGSARSGHFRPPVAKKPTIAVKPTMMLPCSSVGLDSDGNLQQPPNVIEQGKTSAFTVWNRNGLNCKRPGGPSNNNEGEGGSEEIEGYGQLSPRTPSGNNNNSGLTDVLKEIAGLGPGSSPTPLSGSKDLFWGRISSSYRRSLERGLPPSSCLAMGSSSSSGGGGGGSIAQKRVSLSDSTKIISTEGGRFCYPEFSSEGEDDDEEDDEEEDTERDDDEHESWDESDEELLAMEIRMRGQPRFANFRAATLSPVPFAAGKKWNTVPLRNRSLQRICAVDYDDSYDEILNGYPSVDSNGAPLSYGPRDVQGSGFLSNSESTTSPESSSSLPEDSRTTSSSGSSAHYAHRNGLHSPTSCKPPPPCTKDPVNRALSPLKVAETHKAVLAIRLEDQDGREGMPMPQALPGQPVTISFSPTEEQAKPYRVVNLEKSMICKPYTVVDVSASMANKDEQIPDSSPKPRNLSMPSSPTSFCSTPLVQPLSPKSPISPSSLVIPISPTSAALSGSSRKKCGSIRYQEVWTSSTSPRQKIPKVDLGSGSNPGSSITSQQCSHKSAPTSPIAGLSSSRTVPVKSPNLSEIKFNSFNNAGMPPFPIIIRDEPAYARSSKNAVKVPIVINPSAYDNLAVYKSFLGLSGELPQTKGVGNRVASHTYEEIGSSESVQSSSTEKTLSGRGTSERTSFEEAKLPLDAVSKAPNTQPRTTTDSSTVTSTVISPSVGALSPTKSTNSPANLAITANLPKASPTANAVTPPYKTGGDAICSKDDDTDLALSSGAVVSHREEASAVLSQIVASIHPPQSPPESPTVQTKTFSSEELYALPPDAMKETLTRPKPLFSATDGCLSKPKKETPTKVLSKSQSASAAVPLSSPRSEPNAPFPPPRSTSSPYHATNILQRHFGNWTKSSASSSPVRPSEGEASPGGEGRRISAESSKPKRWISFKSFFRRRRDEDEQREKTEREKEKGKLVGLDGTVIHMLPPPPAQHQHWFTEAKPEDPNQKPTIIFTYKPDSGSSPGDGEGELRVEECRETALLTPDENKEPRPLSPEKMPSSHTSGSDAVSKDFSQIPVSASNARNRELPSATSLPAKVNLGLLLGEGEESHANQVAPPASASEGSTSLGEPEEDGNHSHHSHSPASSQCSATYSNLGQSRANMIPLKQPRNIKASNDTLASIDLDGLADQPAPKATPPPLPKKAVPRSSTEPSLGGKEPIQGPLRPRAEAKPGGTNLSVANPLYDLDSTWETASQSSSLSSEPHRAHDHESGDSLERPSAAAAHSKGRLANSVSSLITQPTPAAPSATTGRERRVYPSTESLAGRGRTTGRGAGGGGSKTQRPALYRGLDSWDEVVGRIRGLHTDTLRKLATKCEDRFMAGQKDHLRFGTDSWSHFRLTTGKPCCEAGDAVYYTASYAKDPLVNYAIKICRSQVKETQQQFFHSLAVRQSLAVHFNIQQDCGHFLADVPTRLLPWEEEEEEEEEEEEKNKEEEELTEKEKEIKTDTKMTDSASAPNGKVDETPAAGHMNTAGRLRSRVVVITREVPFQTVADFVREGLTRHAHNPELYERQVCLLLLQLCSGLEHMKPYHVTHCDLRLENLLLVQCQPGNPWNLDLLEPNNNSNSSSSGATAASAATAAANATCPARLIISNFSQAKQKSTLMATDPGTLRDQSRLAPEIVTATQYRKCDEFQTGILIYEMLHRPNPFEETPELKEQEYTWADLPPLPVRSLYSQGLQQLARLLLTVNPSERIRMSEARACLQCLLWGPREDLFQALGCSSTGPMSGATASQREATLQNWLDLKRTLMMIKFAERSLDTACGVSLEDWLCCQYLAFATTDTLSRVVHILQQPQQQQQHPPSQNQNQPVHPAQNQTQTHLAHAFHLTQSQPL